A single genomic interval of Streptomyces graminofaciens harbors:
- a CDS encoding GNAT family N-acetyltransferase: MDGIVRAWIDGWVVSRGAAPPIAEPWGCTIDVGTPDHITRHVLTATNDAVDETTVRKVADAVTGAGVWLKVFAAPSTVAPWLGEGWWIDPEPGYLMSVPLSRPPKGAEVPGGPDGYRLRVWSRGGVTRAMIAAPDGSWAARGQIAPTGATAVVDQIETSPSHRRRGLGTLIMRTLTHAALEQGAETGILAGTPEGRALYESLGWTVAAPLTSAKFTGRP, encoded by the coding sequence GTGGACGGAATCGTGCGGGCCTGGATCGACGGATGGGTCGTCTCGCGCGGGGCGGCGCCGCCCATCGCGGAGCCGTGGGGCTGCACGATCGACGTGGGAACGCCCGACCACATCACCCGCCACGTCCTCACCGCCACGAACGACGCCGTCGACGAGACCACGGTCCGCAAGGTCGCGGACGCGGTGACCGGTGCCGGCGTATGGCTCAAGGTCTTCGCCGCGCCGTCGACGGTCGCCCCCTGGCTCGGCGAGGGCTGGTGGATCGACCCCGAACCGGGCTACCTGATGTCCGTCCCGCTGTCGAGGCCACCGAAGGGCGCCGAGGTCCCGGGCGGGCCCGACGGCTACCGGCTGCGCGTCTGGTCCCGCGGCGGCGTGACCCGCGCGATGATCGCCGCCCCCGACGGCTCCTGGGCGGCCCGCGGCCAGATCGCCCCGACCGGCGCCACGGCGGTCGTCGACCAGATAGAAACCTCCCCGTCCCACCGCCGCCGGGGCCTAGGCACCCTGATCATGCGCACCCTCACCCACGCCGCCCTCGAACAGGGCGCCGAGACGGGCATCCTGGCCGGCACACCGGAAGGCCGCGCACTGTACGAGTCCCTGGGCTGGACGGTGGCGGCACCCCTGACGAGCGCGAAGTTCACGGGGCGGCCGTAA
- a CDS encoding GNAT family N-acetyltransferase, translating to MTDTETLLAAYDAQMRGAPPNPPAGVTYEQDGPVVRVVGQVCGYVAAASDLGVRGAELDELIVRQRDYFGVRGESLKWKVRGYDRPTELTGRLLAAGFVAEEPETVVVGIVEDLTVRQSVLPDGVTVRQVTAETDMRRIAALESAVWEQDLHWLADDLIGRIAAAPDGIAVFVAEADGEVVSAAWIIFREASEFASLYGGSTLTAWRGRGIYRALVAARAELAAAREVPYLHVDASADSHPVLRGLGFRAVTTTTPYVWSPPGPQDLSSDDRP from the coding sequence ATGACGGACACCGAAACCCTGCTCGCCGCCTACGACGCCCAGATGCGCGGCGCACCCCCGAACCCGCCCGCGGGAGTGACGTACGAGCAGGACGGGCCCGTGGTGCGGGTCGTCGGGCAGGTCTGCGGGTATGTCGCGGCGGCAAGCGATCTCGGGGTGCGGGGCGCGGAGTTGGACGAGCTGATCGTCCGCCAGCGCGACTACTTCGGCGTGCGCGGCGAGAGCCTGAAGTGGAAGGTCCGCGGCTACGACCGGCCGACCGAGCTCACCGGCCGGCTGCTCGCCGCCGGTTTCGTGGCCGAGGAGCCGGAGACGGTGGTCGTCGGCATCGTCGAGGACCTCACCGTGCGGCAGTCGGTGCTGCCCGACGGGGTCACGGTCCGCCAGGTCACCGCCGAGACGGACATGCGGCGGATCGCCGCCCTGGAGTCGGCCGTCTGGGAACAGGACCTTCACTGGCTGGCCGACGACCTGATCGGACGGATCGCCGCCGCCCCGGACGGGATCGCCGTCTTCGTCGCCGAGGCCGACGGCGAGGTCGTGTCCGCGGCCTGGATCATCTTCCGCGAGGCATCGGAGTTCGCCAGTCTGTACGGCGGCTCGACCCTCACCGCGTGGCGCGGCAGGGGCATCTACCGCGCCCTCGTCGCCGCCCGCGCGGAACTCGCCGCCGCCCGCGAGGTCCCGTACCTCCACGTCGACGCCTCCGCCGACAGCCACCCCGTCCTGCGCGGCCTGGGCTTCCGGGCCGTCACCACGACCACGCCGTACGTGTGGTCGCCGCCGGGCCCTCAGGACTTGTCGTCGGACGACAGGCCGTAA
- a CDS encoding rhomboid-like protein, producing the protein MGRAASPDVTPSAAGPVLDGIPRQAGAVSAPVEEQVGPGNGIGTVRAVGPGIGITVETGAEAPRRRSAPRPWRLLPTLKGTPFTFSYATVLVVTSVVAEYADPALVRALHQGSSTDVAHLLHDPVLVLVASALWIAGGVGSPYAVGFLVVLTALERRIGGWRTAAVFLLGHVLATLATEVPVGFAVLGGHLPDSSLHRLDYGISFGVAASVGALAGLLTPWLRWPIVLAVGGMLVDDLIAFTNPMTNWGHLMSLAIGIATWPVVRRWRDEHAATTDTA; encoded by the coding sequence GTGGGCAGGGCCGCATCGCCCGACGTGACGCCGTCGGCCGCCGGGCCCGTCCTGGACGGGATTCCACGGCAGGCGGGTGCGGTGTCCGCGCCGGTCGAGGAGCAGGTGGGGCCGGGAAACGGAATCGGGACCGTACGCGCCGTCGGACCCGGAATCGGGATCACGGTCGAGACCGGAGCCGAGGCCCCCCGACGCCGTTCCGCCCCGCGCCCCTGGCGGCTCCTCCCCACCCTCAAGGGCACGCCCTTCACCTTCTCCTACGCCACCGTCCTGGTGGTCACCTCGGTCGTCGCCGAGTACGCCGACCCGGCCCTCGTGCGCGCGCTGCACCAGGGCTCCAGTACGGACGTGGCGCATCTGCTCCACGACCCGGTGCTCGTGCTGGTCGCGAGCGCGCTGTGGATCGCGGGGGGCGTCGGCTCGCCGTACGCGGTCGGGTTCCTGGTGGTGCTGACCGCGCTGGAACGCCGCATCGGAGGGTGGCGCACGGCCGCGGTCTTCCTGCTCGGGCATGTCCTCGCGACCCTCGCCACCGAGGTCCCTGTCGGCTTCGCGGTCCTGGGCGGCCACCTGCCCGACAGCTCGCTGCACCGCCTCGACTACGGCATCAGCTTCGGCGTGGCGGCGAGCGTGGGCGCGCTCGCGGGGCTGCTGACGCCGTGGCTGCGATGGCCGATCGTGCTGGCGGTCGGCGGCATGCTCGTGGACGACCTGATCGCGTTCACGAACCCGATGACGAACTGGGGGCATCTGATGTCGCTGGCCATCGGGATCGCGACCTGGCCGGTCGTGCGGCGGTGGCGGGACGAGCACGCGGCCACCACCGACACGGCTTAG